A genomic segment from uncultured Desulfuromonas sp. encodes:
- a CDS encoding TetR/AcrR family transcriptional regulator produces MTTEQKRKRILFEARRLFVARGFHAVSIPEIVKASEVSTGTVYNHFGSKKELAKEIYRVSLIELEKRVEVRISKVHTTYEKVNAIIEILLELSEINADLISYLFLSDDIAFCKADDPLSEIPTSHLLFKIFAEGIEKSDLCPGDLSSKVFAFYGVVLMNIKMYFSSKEKDPLCRGYYQDIIRRAWSASFI; encoded by the coding sequence ATGACAACTGAACAAAAGCGCAAAAGGATATTGTTTGAAGCCCGGCGACTGTTTGTCGCCAGAGGCTTTCATGCGGTATCAATTCCGGAGATTGTCAAAGCGTCAGAGGTCAGTACCGGAACCGTCTATAATCACTTTGGCTCCAAAAAAGAGCTGGCCAAAGAGATCTACAGGGTGTCATTGATCGAATTGGAAAAAAGGGTTGAAGTGCGCATTAGCAAAGTCCACACAACCTACGAAAAGGTCAACGCCATCATTGAAATACTGCTCGAACTGTCAGAGATCAATGCCGACCTGATCAGCTATCTGTTTCTTTCGGACGATATTGCCTTCTGTAAAGCAGACGATCCGTTATCGGAAATTCCCACCAGTCATCTTTTGTTTAAGATTTTTGCCGAGGGCATTGAAAAGTCCGATTTATGTCCCGGTGATCTAAGCAGTAAGGTGTTTGCTTTTTATGGTGTCGTGCTGATGAACATAAAAATGTATTTCAGCAGCAAAGAAAAAGATCCCCTCTGTCGCGGTTATTATCAAGATATTATCCGGCGTGCCTGGAGTGCCTCATTTATTTGA
- a CDS encoding adenylate kinase — protein sequence MKRVAVFGNAGGGKSTLAKKLAETTGLPLHPLDTIKFRPGGDEIPQEEYLALHAELLQHPKWIIDGFGCMTTLWQRLDMADTLVYLDLPLYLHAWWVTKRLIKGLWGPKARWPEGWPEGSPMWRSTLSSYRVLWLCHRHLTPRYRAFVAQAAHDKQVFHLRTPGEIKRFLRETATGVHE from the coding sequence TTGAAACGAGTCGCTGTATTTGGTAATGCCGGTGGCGGCAAATCCACTCTGGCAAAAAAGCTGGCCGAGACCACCGGTCTGCCGCTGCATCCCCTGGATACCATCAAGTTCCGCCCCGGCGGTGACGAAATCCCTCAAGAAGAATATCTGGCCCTCCATGCCGAGCTGCTGCAACATCCGAAGTGGATTATTGACGGCTTTGGCTGCATGACGACCCTGTGGCAGCGCCTTGACATGGCCGACACGCTGGTCTACCTGGACTTGCCGTTGTATCTGCATGCCTGGTGGGTAACGAAACGGTTGATCAAAGGGCTGTGGGGTCCTAAGGCAAGATGGCCAGAAGGGTGGCCGGAAGGCAGCCCCATGTGGCGCAGCACGCTGAGCAGTTATCGGGTGCTGTGGTTGTGCCATCGACACCTGACACCGCGCTACCGCGCGTTTGTCGCTCAGGCGGCGCACGACAAGCAGGTCTTTCATTTGCGCACGCCGGGCGAGATCAAACGATTTTTGCGTGAGACAGCGACAGGGGTCCATGAATAG
- a CDS encoding HD domain-containing protein: MSKFYEIRDPIHGFIKLTEWERDIINQPAFQRLRRIKQLAWTDMVYPGASHSRLEHSLGVMHVVSCLFDSICEKQKDFLEALGYNTNGLGRLRSLIRLAALLHDIGHSPFSHAGEDIFPFMPNSEKRYEHEEYSAAVIKFELRDVIENGKSNRTNYRITADEVAGFLTGAESFDCILWQGLLTSQMDGDRMDYLLRDAYHAGVNYGKYDLNRLVATVRLIERPEMADSVGGYSLGIDEDGIHAAEGLLLARYMMFTQLYFHKTRVIYDYHLVEAIQAVLQPHGGCFPPPDSPENIKAYLDWDDWKVLGAIASGEGGIHGEILKNRNHFRRLRETPEVPDLNDLEWIEDLQNELVTVGAVRRDAAKSWYKFQQINDEVLVEKESGRRNKDNVVPLSNMSPVVKGLKTVKQSRIYVPEDRRKQAEKIAEQFDQRGD; the protein is encoded by the coding sequence ATGTCAAAATTTTATGAAATTAGAGATCCCATTCATGGCTTTATCAAGCTGACTGAATGGGAGAGGGATATTATCAATCAACCTGCTTTTCAGCGATTACGCCGAATAAAGCAGCTTGCGTGGACGGATATGGTATATCCTGGAGCCTCGCATTCAAGACTAGAGCATTCATTAGGTGTAATGCATGTTGTTAGTTGCCTGTTTGATTCCATTTGCGAAAAGCAAAAGGATTTTCTTGAAGCTCTAGGCTACAACACTAACGGATTAGGACGTCTCAGAAGCTTAATCCGATTGGCTGCGTTATTGCATGATATTGGTCACTCCCCCTTTTCTCATGCAGGTGAGGATATTTTCCCATTTATGCCTAACTCTGAAAAGAGGTATGAGCATGAAGAGTATTCAGCAGCAGTTATAAAGTTTGAATTGCGTGATGTAATTGAGAATGGCAAAAGTAATAGAACAAATTACAGGATTACTGCTGATGAAGTAGCGGGCTTTCTTACTGGCGCAGAATCATTCGATTGCATTCTTTGGCAAGGGCTTTTGACAAGTCAGATGGATGGCGACAGGATGGATTATTTGTTGCGAGATGCCTATCATGCAGGTGTAAACTATGGAAAATATGATCTAAATAGACTTGTTGCCACCGTTCGTTTGATTGAGCGGCCTGAAATGGCTGACAGTGTTGGTGGTTATTCACTTGGCATAGATGAAGATGGAATCCATGCAGCAGAAGGTTTGTTACTTGCTCGATATATGATGTTTACACAGCTATACTTTCACAAAACACGTGTAATTTATGATTATCATTTGGTAGAGGCTATTCAAGCTGTTCTTCAACCCCACGGCGGCTGTTTTCCCCCTCCAGATAGTCCTGAGAATATAAAAGCTTATCTAGATTGGGACGACTGGAAAGTACTCGGTGCAATAGCTTCCGGAGAGGGGGGAATACATGGAGAAATTCTTAAAAATAGAAACCATTTCAGACGATTGAGAGAAACACCTGAAGTTCCTGATTTAAACGATTTGGAATGGATCGAAGATCTTCAAAATGAACTTGTTACTGTTGGCGCGGTACGTCGCGACGCCGCGAAATCATGGTATAAATTCCAGCAAATTAACGATGAAGTTTTAGTTGAGAAAGAATCTGGTCGTAGAAATAAAGACAATGTTGTCCCCCTTTCAAACATGTCTCCTGTTGTAAAGGGGCTGAAAACTGTTAAACAGAGTCGTATCTACGTCCCAGAAGACCGAAGAAAGCAAGCTGAAAAAATTGCAGAGCAATTTGATCAGAGAGGAGATTGA
- a CDS encoding ATP-binding cassette domain-containing protein — protein sequence MTDTALLTQSLHQLLSERPYVRDFFAALNLTPPDDEISLGAFLDGIPAAHLEEFALDHATLTSQCVDFITQMEAFQSSETSTVREVTIKAGVDKSGAQEQQDLILRSGEVVCVVGPTGSGKSRLLADIECLAQGDTPSKRQILLDGQVPDENRRLSGEQQLVAQLSQNMNFVMDLTVREFITMHAESRLISDVAQRVEQIFTTAVDLAGEPFTLDTPVTALSGGQSRALMIADVACLSASPIVLIDEIENAGVDRRRALDLLVKEEKIVLMATHDPLLALSGDRRLVIRNGGIAAIIETSDEERQGLGQLTALDKKLSRLRDQVRHGERIIFDLQQLAE from the coding sequence ATGACCGATACCGCGCTTCTCACTCAATCCCTGCATCAGCTGCTCAGCGAGCGTCCCTATGTGCGCGACTTCTTTGCCGCCCTCAACCTGACGCCCCCGGATGACGAGATCAGCCTTGGTGCGTTTCTCGACGGCATCCCCGCCGCCCATCTGGAAGAGTTTGCCCTCGACCACGCGACACTGACCAGCCAATGTGTCGACTTCATCACTCAAATGGAGGCGTTCCAAAGCAGTGAAACCAGTACGGTGCGTGAGGTGACCATTAAGGCTGGGGTGGATAAGAGCGGAGCCCAAGAGCAGCAGGATCTGATCCTGCGTAGCGGTGAAGTGGTGTGTGTGGTCGGGCCAACCGGCTCCGGCAAGAGTCGGCTGTTGGCCGACATTGAATGTCTGGCTCAAGGGGATACGCCGTCGAAACGGCAGATTTTGCTTGATGGTCAGGTACCCGATGAAAACCGCCGCCTGTCCGGTGAGCAACAACTGGTGGCGCAACTGTCGCAAAACATGAACTTCGTCATGGATCTCACCGTGCGCGAGTTCATCACCATGCACGCCGAAAGCCGCCTGATCAGCGATGTGGCACAGCGGGTCGAACAGATCTTCACTACCGCCGTTGATCTCGCCGGGGAACCGTTCACCCTCGACACGCCGGTCACCGCCCTGTCCGGCGGTCAGTCGCGCGCGTTGATGATTGCCGACGTCGCCTGCCTGAGCGCTTCGCCCATTGTGCTCATCGACGAAATCGAAAACGCCGGTGTCGACCGCCGCCGCGCCCTCGACCTGCTGGTCAAAGAAGAAAAGATCGTCCTCATGGCCACCCACGACCCTTTGCTGGCCCTGTCCGGCGACCGCCGTCTGGTGATCCGTAACGGCGGGATCGCTGCCATCATCGAAACTAGCGATGAAGAACGCCAGGGCTTAGGCCAACTCACCGCCCTCGACAAAAAGCTCTCCCGCCTGCGCGATCAGGTGCGTCATGGCGAACGGATTATTTTTGATTTGCAGCAGTTGGCGGAGTAG
- a CDS encoding GTP-binding protein, with protein sequence MKLITVAGPPSCGKTSIILRAIEPLVAAGLKVGVVKFDCLTSDDYLRYEQAGIEVKTGLAGGLCPDHFFIANIEQAVQWGQREGFDLLISESAGLCNRCSPHIKDVLAVCVIDHLSGVHTPRKIGPMLKSADVVVLTKGDIVSQAEREVFAFRVRQVNPKAAVLPVNGLTGQGTLLLQRHFQSAAEVTTLNDMRLRFTMPAALCSYCLGETRIGPDCQIGNIKTMDFS encoded by the coding sequence ATGAAGCTGATTACCGTTGCCGGGCCGCCATCGTGCGGCAAGACCTCCATTATCCTACGCGCCATCGAACCGCTGGTCGCCGCCGGACTCAAGGTGGGCGTGGTCAAATTTGACTGCCTGACCAGCGATGACTATCTGCGCTATGAGCAGGCGGGCATTGAGGTCAAAACCGGCCTAGCCGGAGGCTTATGCCCGGATCACTTCTTTATTGCCAATATTGAGCAGGCCGTGCAATGGGGGCAACGCGAAGGGTTTGATCTGCTGATCAGCGAGAGTGCTGGCCTGTGCAACCGCTGTTCGCCGCACATCAAGGATGTGCTGGCGGTGTGCGTCATCGACCACCTCAGCGGCGTGCACACGCCACGCAAGATCGGCCCGATGCTGAAAAGCGCCGACGTGGTCGTGCTGACCAAAGGCGATATCGTCTCCCAGGCCGAACGCGAAGTGTTTGCCTTTCGCGTCCGTCAGGTCAACCCCAAGGCGGCGGTGCTGCCGGTCAACGGCCTCACCGGCCAGGGCACGCTGCTGCTGCAACGCCATTTCCAGAGTGCCGCCGAAGTCACCACCCTCAACGACATGCGCCTGCGCTTCACCATGCCTGCCGCGCTGTGTTCCTATTGCCTCGGCGAAACCCGCATCGGCCCCGATTGTCAGATCGGCAACATCAAAACCATGGATTTCTCATGA
- a CDS encoding ABC transporter substrate-binding protein, with product MMKPALHGDLKISEIIEHYPQTRSVFTAHGLSALVSEDGMRVLAPFLTLSTALRSRLIDLNSFMRLLQEVIDLEELAEAPGLESVDQQGELTLLALMPCGLKVPFGKAISEAIGRIEKEHNLSVRYAVEGNVNQELSYYPYINTLEKVEELPDIIVSADFNAFYGHSFYNRFVKTGEIVGYNTINTGKTFTDAGIVDPEGNYTVLGVNPLVIVANTEQLNGRPLPTCWADLLDPMWKDSITLRGSSDFFCHAVLLPMFRDHGAEGLKKLADNVLQGMHPAQMVKQMDLNAPGALYVMPEFFAYRAKHQERIQIIWPDDGALASPVTLQVKASRIDELKPVLDLLAGIDLAQSLAGARFPVPHAEVTSDVQDKPLLWIGWDLLRQRDLLEMNAEIDDLFLPYVKSINK from the coding sequence ATGATGAAACCAGCACTGCATGGCGACCTGAAAATTTCTGAAATCATTGAACACTATCCGCAAACACGCAGCGTGTTCACCGCCCACGGCCTGTCCGCTCTGGTCAGCGAGGACGGCATGCGGGTGCTGGCTCCGTTTCTCACCCTGTCCACCGCCTTGCGCAGTCGCCTGATCGACCTCAACAGCTTCATGCGCTTACTGCAGGAGGTGATTGACCTCGAAGAGCTGGCCGAAGCACCGGGCCTTGAGTCGGTGGATCAGCAAGGCGAACTGACCCTGCTGGCCCTGATGCCGTGCGGTCTGAAAGTGCCGTTTGGCAAAGCGATCAGCGAAGCCATTGGCCGCATTGAGAAAGAACACAACCTGTCGGTGCGCTACGCGGTGGAAGGCAACGTCAATCAGGAGTTGTCGTACTATCCCTACATCAACACCCTGGAAAAGGTCGAAGAACTGCCCGACATCATCGTCTCTGCCGACTTCAACGCCTTTTATGGTCACAGCTTTTACAACCGCTTTGTCAAAACCGGCGAGATTGTCGGCTACAACACCATCAACACCGGTAAAACCTTTACCGACGCTGGCATTGTCGACCCCGAAGGCAATTACACCGTGCTCGGCGTCAACCCGCTGGTGATCGTCGCCAACACCGAACAATTGAATGGCCGTCCGCTACCCACCTGCTGGGCCGACCTGCTCGACCCGATGTGGAAAGACAGCATTACCCTGCGCGGCAGCAGCGACTTCTTCTGCCACGCCGTGCTGTTGCCCATGTTCCGCGATCACGGTGCCGAAGGTCTAAAAAAACTGGCCGATAATGTGTTACAGGGCATGCACCCGGCACAGATGGTCAAACAGATGGACCTCAACGCTCCCGGTGCGCTGTATGTCATGCCGGAGTTTTTTGCCTATCGCGCCAAGCATCAGGAACGCATCCAGATCATCTGGCCCGATGACGGTGCCCTGGCCAGCCCGGTCACCCTGCAGGTCAAAGCGTCACGCATCGACGAGCTTAAGCCGGTGCTCGATCTGCTCGCCGGAATCGACCTTGCCCAGTCTCTGGCCGGTGCCCGCTTCCCGGTGCCCCATGCCGAAGTGACCAGCGACGTGCAGGACAAGCCGCTGTTGTGGATCGGCTGGGATCTATTGCGCCAACGTGATTTACTCGAAATGAATGCCGAGATCGACGATCTGTTTCTGCCCTATGTGAAGTCCATTAATAAATAG
- a CDS encoding DUF364 domain-containing protein translates to MFYNDLQHRFSQLIERNDLADKTVEIKARILSNEEAIGNPSRDDYPLLKGKEFLMEARFMDVSGQAYTDAPSELTTTLAEIANSKLDDTPQRALFIATLNAVVRYLDGDLKTVHCRNDEPEKCADQIIEAIRPADPHTVGLVGLQPAILASLSKTYGPENVLCVDRDTSLRGTSKHDVPILWGDEETTEMVFSRSDVVLSTGSTVVNGSLPDLLALSEKFQTPIFFYGTSVVGTARLMSLNHLCFEAS, encoded by the coding sequence ATGTTTTACAATGACCTGCAACACCGCTTCAGCCAATTGATTGAACGTAACGATCTCGCCGACAAAACCGTCGAGATCAAAGCCCGCATTTTGTCCAACGAAGAGGCCATCGGCAACCCGTCGCGCGACGACTATCCGCTGCTCAAGGGCAAAGAGTTCCTGATGGAAGCGCGCTTTATGGATGTCAGCGGTCAGGCGTACACCGATGCGCCCAGCGAACTGACCACCACCCTGGCCGAGATCGCCAACAGTAAATTGGATGACACCCCGCAACGCGCCCTGTTTATTGCCACGCTCAACGCCGTAGTCCGCTACCTCGACGGCGACCTGAAAACCGTACACTGCCGCAACGATGAACCGGAAAAATGCGCCGATCAGATCATTGAAGCGATCCGCCCGGCAGATCCACACACCGTTGGTCTGGTTGGATTACAGCCGGCGATCCTCGCATCGCTGTCAAAAACCTATGGCCCGGAAAACGTGCTGTGTGTCGATCGCGATACCAGCCTGCGCGGCACCAGCAAACACGATGTGCCGATTTTGTGGGGCGACGAAGAAACAACCGAGATGGTGTTCAGCCGCAGCGATGTCGTGCTGTCCACCGGCTCTACCGTGGTCAACGGCAGCCTGCCCGACCTGCTAGCCCTGTCGGAAAAATTCCAGACACCGATTTTCTTTTACGGCACCAGCGTTGTCGGTACGGCCCGGCTGATGTCCCTTAACCATTTATGCTTTGAAGCTTCATAG
- the modB gene encoding molybdate ABC transporter permease subunit, which yields MFEFSPHDLFAIAMSARVATVATLLSLPIGFALAWLLVFSRMPGKGFLDGLVNLPLVLPPVVVGYLLLLSLGRHGWLGELLQQFDIQVIFTWKAAVIASGLIGLPLMVRSIRLGMEQIDPHLLHASRTLGAGRLDTLLTIVLPLSLPAMLSGASLTFARSLGEFGATIILAGNIPGRTQTIPLAIYDYTNTPGGESQALNLCLVSIALSYLVLLLNERALRRVRGRRKPD from the coding sequence ATGTTTGAATTTTCACCCCACGATCTGTTTGCCATTGCCATGTCGGCGCGCGTTGCCACGGTGGCCACCTTGCTGAGCCTGCCCATCGGCTTTGCCCTGGCCTGGCTGCTGGTGTTCAGTCGTATGCCCGGCAAAGGTTTTCTCGACGGGCTGGTTAATCTGCCGTTGGTGTTGCCGCCGGTTGTCGTCGGCTATCTGCTGCTGTTGTCACTGGGACGCCACGGCTGGTTGGGTGAATTGCTGCAACAATTTGATATTCAGGTGATCTTCACCTGGAAGGCGGCGGTGATCGCTTCGGGCCTCATCGGCCTGCCGCTGATGGTGCGCTCGATCCGTCTCGGCATGGAGCAGATTGATCCGCACCTGCTGCACGCCTCACGCACCCTCGGTGCCGGAAGGCTGGACACCCTGTTGACCATCGTGCTGCCGCTGTCGTTACCGGCCATGCTGTCCGGGGCGTCATTGACCTTCGCCCGCAGTCTGGGTGAATTCGGCGCGACAATTATACTGGCGGGGAACATTCCCGGCCGTACGCAAACGATTCCATTGGCGATTTATGATTACACCAACACACCGGGAGGGGAATCACAGGCGTTAAACCTGTGTCTGGTGTCGATTGCTCTGTCCTATCTGGTGCTGCTCTTGAACGAGCGGGCGCTACGCCGCGTGCGTGGCCGCCGCAAGCCGGACTAA
- the modC gene encoding molybdenum ABC transporter ATP-binding protein encodes MILDVDLQKHLCDFQLDATFRVEGKRIGLFGPSGHGKSTLINLLAGLLTADRGHIQLDGENLYHSGSRVNQSPKKRHIAVVFQHAHLFPHYSVKGNLLYGYNRLKAGQHKLQPDEVIEALDICRLLDRQVTSLSGGERQRVALGRALLASPRLLILDEPLSALDHSLKGQIIPYLRNTLSQFEIPYLYISHSLSEMRLLTKEVIVLDQGKVESVTTAEEMALQRITKDIRGYVNHLKLTDPQERGTLLAYRWGNKELLVTARTGRHEGLFELSSKEILLFKDNPGAVSARNMFEMPITQIRPFEHSVAITLGEEPNVLISQVMHEAADELGLKVGGTIFVGIKASVFRPLA; translated from the coding sequence ATGATCCTCGACGTTGATCTGCAAAAACATCTCTGCGACTTCCAACTTGATGCGACATTCCGCGTTGAGGGCAAGCGGATTGGTCTGTTTGGCCCGTCCGGTCATGGCAAATCGACCCTGATCAACCTGCTTGCCGGGCTGCTTACCGCTGACAGGGGGCACATTCAACTCGACGGCGAAAACCTTTATCACAGTGGCTCACGCGTCAACCAGTCACCCAAAAAACGCCATATTGCCGTGGTGTTTCAGCATGCCCACCTGTTCCCTCACTACAGCGTCAAAGGCAACCTACTTTACGGTTATAATCGACTGAAAGCCGGGCAACACAAACTGCAGCCCGATGAAGTGATCGAAGCGCTGGATATTTGTAGGCTGCTCGACCGTCAGGTCACCAGCCTGTCCGGTGGTGAGCGGCAACGGGTCGCCTTGGGTCGCGCCCTGCTGGCCAGTCCACGCCTGCTGATTCTTGATGAACCGCTCAGCGCCTTGGACCACAGCCTTAAAGGGCAGATCATTCCCTATTTGCGCAACACCCTGAGCCAATTTGAGATTCCCTATCTGTATATCTCCCACTCCCTGAGCGAAATGCGCCTGCTTACCAAAGAGGTAATTGTCCTTGATCAGGGCAAAGTGGAATCGGTCACAACAGCGGAAGAGATGGCGTTGCAACGGATCACCAAAGATATTCGCGGATATGTCAATCACCTCAAACTGACCGATCCGCAGGAGCGCGGCACGCTGCTGGCTTATCGCTGGGGCAATAAAGAGTTGCTGGTCACCGCGCGTACCGGCCGACACGAAGGGTTGTTTGAACTGTCAAGCAAGGAAATTCTGTTGTTCAAAGACAACCCCGGTGCCGTGTCGGCGCGTAATATGTTTGAAATGCCGATCACGCAGATTCGCCCGTTTGAGCATTCAGTGGCCATCACCCTTGGTGAAGAACCCAATGTCCTGATCTCGCAGGTGATGCACGAAGCCGCCGATGAACTGGGCTTGAAGGTGGGAGGCACGATCTTTGTCGGTATCAAGGCCTCGGTGTTCCGGCCGCTGGCCTGA
- a CDS encoding Hsp20/alpha crystallin family protein, protein MKDQELTTREDRALQSGNDTRSPQRFLRPAVDIFETDDALTVIADMPGADKEGLDINMEQGVLTLKATMPENSDKKYLLKEFSPTSYWRQFQISDDFDAEKADASFKDGVLTLTLAKREAVKPRRIDITFH, encoded by the coding sequence ATGAAAGATCAAGAACTGACCACTCGTGAAGACCGTGCCTTGCAATCCGGCAACGATACTCGCAGCCCGCAACGTTTCCTGCGTCCCGCCGTGGACATCTTTGAAACCGACGATGCGCTGACCGTCATCGCCGACATGCCGGGAGCCGATAAAGAGGGTCTGGATATCAATATGGAGCAGGGTGTGCTGACCCTCAAGGCAACGATGCCTGAAAACAGTGATAAGAAATACCTGCTCAAAGAGTTTTCGCCGACCAGTTACTGGCGGCAATTCCAGATCAGTGATGATTTTGATGCCGAGAAGGCCGATGCCTCGTTCAAGGATGGCGTGCTGACTCTGACCTTGGCCAAGCGTGAAGCGGTCAAGCCACGGCGCATTGATATCACGTTCCACTGA
- a CDS encoding Hsp20/alpha crystallin family protein, whose translation MARFDLFNEMDLLRREVDDAFRNFGFDALKVPAFLPGIGTGDYPRLNVTSDDNAIYVEALVPGIKPEDLELNVMQNTLTLSGERKQDNEEQRTWHRRERGAGRFMRTIELPASIDTGKVEASYNNGILSITLPKAEHMKARKISVQAQ comes from the coding sequence ATGGCACGCTTTGATCTTTTCAACGAAATGGACCTGCTTCGTCGCGAAGTGGATGATGCTTTCCGTAACTTTGGTTTTGACGCTCTTAAGGTTCCGGCTTTCCTGCCCGGCATTGGCACTGGCGACTATCCGCGCCTCAATGTGACCAGCGATGACAACGCTATTTATGTCGAAGCACTGGTTCCGGGAATCAAACCGGAAGATCTGGAACTCAATGTCATGCAGAACACCCTGACCCTGTCGGGTGAGCGCAAGCAGGATAACGAAGAGCAACGAACCTGGCATCGTCGTGAGCGGGGTGCCGGACGCTTCATGCGAACCATCGAACTGCCGGCCAGCATTGACACCGGTAAAGTGGAAGCCAGCTACAACAATGGCATCCTGTCGATCACCCTGCCCAAGGCAGAGCACATGAAGGCACGCAAGATTTCGGTACAGGCGCAGTAA
- a CDS encoding zinc metalloprotease HtpX, which translates to MDRNNWFQQFFRNQLQTLVLLVFVVGYLALLGWLVWGSSGLWLVALAFVVLAGSSVSPQQVMRWHRAQPLSPHQAPQLYHLLQQLTQRANLPRVPDLYYLPDRQANAFAVGSPERSAVAVSDGLIRLLNHEEWAGVLAHELSHIQQRDLQVLRFSDLANRFTQMLSAMTMLMIMISLPMLLFSNASLNLGVVLLVMGAPLLSSLAHLAISRVREFAADLNAVRLTGDPQGLASALVKLEGAQQRWWNVFRLPRPAELGLLRTHPPLQQRIDRLMALLPEGARRYRTRPMNPPHLFQSQRPWWLS; encoded by the coding sequence ATGGATCGCAACAACTGGTTTCAACAATTCTTTCGCAATCAACTCCAGACATTGGTCTTGCTGGTGTTTGTCGTCGGCTATCTGGCTTTGCTCGGCTGGTTGGTGTGGGGCAGCAGTGGCCTGTGGCTAGTTGCTCTCGCCTTTGTTGTGCTGGCGGGCAGCTCGGTGTCACCGCAACAGGTGATGCGCTGGCATCGCGCTCAGCCGCTGTCTCCCCATCAGGCCCCGCAACTGTATCATCTGTTGCAGCAGCTGACGCAGCGCGCCAACTTGCCGCGGGTGCCGGATCTCTATTATCTCCCGGATCGCCAGGCCAATGCCTTTGCTGTCGGCAGCCCTGAGCGTTCGGCCGTCGCGGTCAGTGATGGGCTGATCCGTTTGCTGAATCATGAAGAGTGGGCGGGTGTGCTGGCCCATGAACTGAGTCACATTCAGCAGCGTGATTTGCAGGTGTTGCGTTTTTCCGACCTGGCTAACCGTTTTACGCAGATGCTCTCGGCGATGACCATGCTGATGATTATGATCAGTCTGCCGATGCTCTTGTTTTCCAATGCCTCGCTGAACCTGGGTGTGGTGTTGCTGGTGATGGGAGCTCCGTTGCTGAGTAGCCTGGCGCATCTGGCCATCTCGCGGGTGCGTGAGTTTGCCGCTGATCTCAATGCCGTGCGTCTCACTGGAGATCCTCAGGGGTTGGCCTCGGCTCTGGTCAAACTGGAGGGTGCTCAACAACGCTGGTGGAACGTTTTCCGCCTGCCGCGTCCCGCTGAACTCGGCCTGCTACGTACGCATCCTCCTTTGCAACAGCGTATTGATCGTCTCATGGCCTTGCTGCCGGAAGGAGCACGTCGCTATCGCACCCGGCCAATGAATCCGCCCCACTTGTTTCAATCGCAGCGGCCCTGGTGGTTGTCGTAA
- a CDS encoding DUF429 domain-containing protein codes for MPHFIGIDCATRPQKTGVALGVLHDDRVIIERCAVGDRHHGALDLILDWVSRDDEVILGLDAPLGWPEAMGRQLVNHQAGMALSSEAHAMFRRYTDTEIKQRLGKQPLDVGSNLIARTAHMALTLLQQLREATGLPIPLAWAPCEDERWRAIEVYPAATRLVHGVRDKGGHLAGLESVLDWSCVSAVVAASDDAADAAVCALTAADFYRGRTLPPPDEALARREGWIWAGSLSRHY; via the coding sequence ATGCCCCACTTCATCGGCATCGATTGCGCTACCCGCCCACAAAAAACCGGTGTCGCGTTGGGAGTGTTACACGATGATCGCGTCATCATAGAGCGCTGTGCCGTCGGTGATCGCCATCACGGCGCTCTTGATCTTATCCTCGACTGGGTCAGCAGAGACGATGAGGTGATTCTGGGATTGGATGCTCCGCTCGGCTGGCCCGAAGCCATGGGCCGGCAACTGGTAAATCATCAGGCCGGTATGGCGCTAAGCTCCGAGGCTCATGCCATGTTTCGGCGTTATACCGATACTGAGATCAAGCAACGGTTGGGGAAGCAACCCCTTGATGTCGGTTCCAATCTGATTGCCCGTACCGCCCATATGGCTCTGACACTGTTACAGCAGCTGCGGGAGGCCACTGGTTTGCCGATCCCTCTGGCCTGGGCACCGTGTGAAGACGAACGTTGGCGGGCTATTGAGGTGTATCCGGCGGCAACCCGTCTGGTTCATGGGGTTCGAGATAAAGGGGGACATTTGGCGGGGTTGGAATCCGTTCTGGACTGGTCCTGCGTCTCAGCTGTTGTTGCTGCCTCGGATGATGCAGCGGATGCTGCTGTCTGTGCTCTGACCGCTGCGGATTTTTATCGAGGCCGGACTCTCCCGCCACCTGATGAAGCTTTGGCTCGGCGCGAAGGCTGGATCTGGGCGGGGTCACTTTCCCGCCATTACTGA